Genomic DNA from Paenibacillus sp. KS-LC4:
TTTTTGGAGAAAGGCAATTTTCAAGCAGAGACGCATGAGGAGATCGACAACATTCCTGACGAGCTTTTTGATCGCCATGTTGCACGCGAGACCGAGTTTGCGGATTGGAAATCCATGCTCGAAGCAGCTACGAAAACCTACAAAGGCAAGGCATAAGCATCAACATATAATAGGCTGCTAACGGATAGATGAGATGAACCCCCACGCCATGCTTGGTGAGTTCGTCTCATTAATTATAAATCCCTGCACCATCCCCACGTATGGTTAAGCATTTCGTAAAGTCCCCACGTGTTAGCTTTCTTTCAGTTTTATTTTCATGTCTCAAGAAAGGGCACCCCTTCTATAGGCACGAGGCGTACAGCCAATTTCCCGTTTAAACATGCTGCAAAATTGCGCATCATTGGCAAAGCCGGCATCGGCTGCAATTTCAGAAATGTGCATTTGCGTGTTTTTGAGCAGCGTTTTTGCATATTCCAGACGTTTTAGCAAAATATATTGAAGAGGCGCGATGTTGTAGCGCTCCTTGAAAAGATGGCGGAAACGGTCATAGCTATAACCAGACATGTCAGCCAGCAGTTCAACGGTGAGCTTCTGTTTATAATGATCATCCATATATTGCAGAACATATTTGACGCGATCCTCTGACGGATGGGGTGTTTTTCGGCTTCCCAAAATGTGCTGAAGCGGCGGAAGCAGCTCATTGAGAAGCACATTCAGCGGCTCGCTGTCGGTTCTCGGGCGAATAAAAAACACCTCTTTCATACGCCATAAAAGCTTTAAAATGGTGTGGTTCGCATCGTCATCATATATGCCGCTTAATCCTTTCAGCTCCGCTTCTGGTGCATGAAAACCAATAAACAGCACC
This window encodes:
- a CDS encoding AraC family transcriptional regulator, whose translation is MNQLLYLATDIHERNTNIPPHQHECYELVYYIRGTGPAVIAGRKYRFKDHTIALIAPRHIHSEIHELEGEVLFIGFHAPEAELKGLSGIYDDDANHTILKLLWRMKEVFFIRPRTDSEPLNVLLNELLPPLQHILGSRKTPHPSEDRVKYVLQYMDDHYKQKLTVELLADMSGYSYDRFRHLFKERYNIAPLQYILLKRLEYAKTLLKNTQMHISEIAADAGFANDAQFCSMFKREIGCTPRAYRRGALS